The following are encoded together in the Danaus plexippus chromosome 15, MEX_DaPlex, whole genome shotgun sequence genome:
- the LOC116766320 gene encoding uncharacterized protein LOC116766320, whose product MESVVFKAFVLSMLAVASGKPMWDDENNDYNGGSEESVVENTNFYPNYPRPYDGGFGSVVDDRPDYNNQFDSSEGGEEENYNYDGGNYYARDEGSSRRYPSNRQGGSDYRALKRKPMGRGRPFNSRSRQRTEDYSSGSGEVSNFGNGDHNRNIFHITKKLVYV is encoded by the exons ATGGAGTCAGTTGTATTTAAAGCTTTTGTCTTATCGATGTTAGCTGTAGCCAGTGGTAAACCAATGTG GGATGATGAAAATAACGATTACAATGGTGGCTCGGAAGAGAGTGTAGTAGAAAACACAAATTTTTACCCAAATTATCCAAGGCCTTACGATGGTGGGTTTGGATCAGTGGTTGATGACAGACCTGACTACAACAACCAATTCGACAG CTCTGAAGGAGGTGAAGAGGAAAACTATAACTATGACGGAGGAAATTATTACGCTCGTGATGAAGGTTCCTCTAGAAGATATCCATCGAACAGACAAGGTGGAAGTGATTATAGAGCTCTGAAAAGAAAGCCAATGGGAAGGGGAAGACCTTTCAATTCAAGGTCGAGACAAAGAACAGAGGACTATTCTTCGgg atctGGCGAAGTTTCAAATTTTGGAAACGGAGATCATAATCgtaacatttttcatataactaaaaaattgGTGTATGTGTAA